One Spirochaetaceae bacterium genomic window, GACGACAAGCTCGCCGAGCAGGTGCGCAGCGACCTCCTGGAACCCGGCATCGAGCGGGCGGAACGGTCTCTGAACGCATCAATCGCCGGCGGGACCATGCGACCGGTGGACGTGCCCGCCGCGGCGCGGCTCGTGTACGCGATGTTCATGGGCATCGAACTGCTTGCCCAGATGGGAGACGGGGAGTCGCGCCGGCTGGTGGAAGAGGGCGACCGCCTCGGCCACACCTTCGCGACCCTGGTGCTCGACGGGCTCCAGGTGTAGAACGGCTCCGCCCTGCGCGCGCTGCACCCGGCTTTCCTGGACATCGCCCAACCGCCTGCTGAACGCGCGCCTCCATCTCCTGAACGGGCGCTACATCTCACCGAGCCGCGCCTGCACAATCGCCATCGCAGCCACGCATGCCGTCTCCACGCGCAGTATCCTCGTTCCAAGCGTGCAGAAGGCAAACCGATGCCGCGCCAGCGTCGCGCGGTCCTCGGCACTCCAGCCGCGTTCCGGGCCGACCGCGAGCACCAGCGGCACGCGCACGCAGGCCGCACCGAGGCGCCGCGCACCGGTCTCCGGGTCGAGCGCCACCGCCGTGCAACCCGGGGCGGCACGCCCCAGCGCAGCGCGTAGCGCCATGCCGCAGGTTACCTCCGGCATGGTGGTAGCGGCTGACTGCTGTACGCCGTCCAACAGGTGCCGGCGCCACTCGTCGTCGCGCCACAGCTTGCTCCGGGCGTAGTTGGGATCGCTCAGCCGGGTATGCACGAAGTGCATGGCCCGGCACCCGAGCGCGGCGCCCTGGTACAGGATTTTCCTGGCACTCGGCGGGCGCGGCAGCCCGACGATAAGCGTGATGTCGGGCGGGGCGACCGGCTCCGCGTTCCAGCACAACGCGACTCGAATCCGATCGGGCTCGACGGCGACCACGGTACCGAGGCCGGACTCTCCATTCACGACGCCGGCCCGGAACTGCATGCCGGGCCGGCAGCCGAGCACCTCCAGCAAGTGACGGGCGCGGGGATCGGAAGCCGGCATGCTCTGGGTACGGCGGTCGCTGTCGAACAGCACGACGTTCATGCCCCGGGCACTCCGCCAGGGCAACCCGGGGCAGCGTGGGACCGGTTGTGATTGTCGGCCATCAACGCGATGATACACCTGCCCGGTGACCCATGCCTGCCCGGTACGCGCCGACCTGGGCAGCCGCCGGCAATCACTCCCAGGAGCACCTGAATCTATGACCGACACTGCCACGACCGCGACCAGCGTAGCGACCGGGAACCGAGATCCCATCCGAAGCGACCCGATCCGCGGGGTGATGGTTCCGATCCTGACGCCGCTCACGCCGGCCGGCGAGGTCGACACAGCATCGTTGCGCCGGCTGGTGAACTACCTGTTGGACAACGGCGTGCACGGCATCTGGGCGGCCGGAACCACCGGCGAATTCGCCGCCCTCCGCGAGCCGGCACGACGGCTGGTGATCGAAACCGTCGCCGACGAGGTGGCGGGACGGGTGCCGGTAGTCGGCAACATCTCGGCGCCGGCCACCGCGGCGGCGATCGACGCCGCCCGCGAAGTACGCGGGACGCCGCTGGTCGGGGTCGCTGCGACGCCGCCGTACTATTACACCCACTCCCAGGATGAGCTGCTCGATCATTTCCGCGCCATCGCCGAGGCATGTGAACAACCGCTGTGGGTGTACGACATCCCGAGCATGGTCAAGCTCAGCGTGGCGCCCGCGACCTTCGTGCGGCTGGCCGCCGAGGGTACGGTGGCGGGCGTCAAGGACAGCTCCGGCACCGGTGAGGCGTTCGCCGAGATGGTCATGCGCTGCCGCATGCAGCACATCGATCCGTATCGGTTCCTCGGCACCACGTGGCGCAGCACCATGACCGGCATCGGCGCGCACGGCGTCGTGCCGAGCCTCGCCAACCTGGCGCCGGCAAGCGTGGCGGGCGAGTGGGAGGCGGGCGAACGAGGCGACGCGGAGGCGGCACTGCGCCACCACGCACACGCGCTCGCCGCGGCCCGCGTCACCACGCTCGGTGGCGGTCAGTCAGGCAGCTTCGCAGGTCTCAAGGCGGCGCTCAAGCTGCTCGGCGTGATCGATCATGACACACTGACGGCGCCAATGCGGCCGCTCACCGACGAGCAGAAGGCGTTGATCCCGGATCTGCTCAAGACCATCGGACTCTGACCGGCGCTGCACCATGCCGAACGCGCCTGCATACCGCTACCACTTCGAACCAAGCGCGCACTCGGATGCGATCTCCTGCCTGGAGCGGCACGGATTCTGCGTCATGAGCGGCATGATCGGAGAGCAACTGGTAGACGAACTGAAGGAGTCTATCGACCGGCACCTGGACCCCGGCCGCGACCTGCCGCCGGCTTCCAACCGCTACCACATGGCATTCGCGGAGGTGAGCGAACCGGTGTGGAAACTGGTCGATCACGCACCGTACTGGGAGTTCATCTGTGCGGTTCACGGTACGCGCGACCTGTGCCTGCACCGGTCCGCCGCGATTCTGCGCACACCGGGAGAGGGTATGGGCGCATGGCACGTCGACTTCCGCGGCCACCTCGAGACCGCTCCCAAGAACGCCAACGAGATTCTCAATCGGCTTCCGATCCCCAGCGGGCTGTGGTTCTACCTGAACGGCAGCGATCCCGCCCGCAGTGGACTGGCCGTGATCGAGCAATCGCACCTGCCGGATTGGCAACCGGCGGGATTCGAGTTCATTGGCGACCGCACCGGAATACGCCGGCTTGGTGCGGAGGCGGCGTGCGACGACATGGACGTACCGGGGTGCGTCGCCGTCGAAGCGGAGCCGGGCGACCTGGTCTGCTTTGCCGATCGCACGCTGCACGCCAACA contains:
- a CDS encoding phytanoyl-CoA dioxygenase family protein; amino-acid sequence: MPNAPAYRYHFEPSAHSDAISCLERHGFCVMSGMIGEQLVDELKESIDRHLDPGRDLPPASNRYHMAFAEVSEPVWKLVDHAPYWEFICAVHGTRDLCLHRSAAILRTPGEGMGAWHVDFRGHLETAPKNANEILNRLPIPSGLWFYLNGSDPARSGLAVIEQSHLPDWQPAGFEFIGDRTGIRRLGAEAACDDMDVPGCVAVEAEPGDLVCFADRTLHANMATGERRYSCGIGFRPRAWRINAPWPLPESAHALIRRLPERLRRYTDGYTGYDGTWRAQ
- a CDS encoding RsmE family RNA methyltransferase — protein: MNVVLFDSDRRTQSMPASDPRARHLLEVLGCRPGMQFRAGVVNGESGLGTVVAVEPDRIRVALCWNAEPVAPPDITLIVGLPRPPSARKILYQGAALGCRAMHFVHTRLSDPNYARSKLWRDDEWRRHLLDGVQQSAATTMPEVTCGMALRAALGRAAPGCTAVALDPETGARRLGAACVRVPLVLAVGPERGWSAEDRATLARHRFAFCTLGTRILRVETACVAAMAIVQARLGEM
- a CDS encoding dihydrodipicolinate synthase family protein, encoding MTDTATTATSVATGNRDPIRSDPIRGVMVPILTPLTPAGEVDTASLRRLVNYLLDNGVHGIWAAGTTGEFAALREPARRLVIETVADEVAGRVPVVGNISAPATAAAIDAAREVRGTPLVGVAATPPYYYTHSQDELLDHFRAIAEACEQPLWVYDIPSMVKLSVAPATFVRLAAEGTVAGVKDSSGTGEAFAEMVMRCRMQHIDPYRFLGTTWRSTMTGIGAHGVVPSLANLAPASVAGEWEAGERGDAEAALRHHAHALAAARVTTLGGGQSGSFAGLKAALKLLGVIDHDTLTAPMRPLTDEQKALIPDLLKTIGL